In the Pseudomonas sp. ADAK2 genome, one interval contains:
- a CDS encoding alpha/beta hydrolase, with translation MSLNPDIAAFLELVGNGRASGKRVGMHEMSPEQAREQFDQSSLLMDAGGEELDVVDELRLPVRDGTRLNARIYSNHSLEKGAKRPALLYFHGGGYVVGSLDSHDSLCRALAVMADCVVLSVAYRLAPEFRFPTAADDALDAWNWLVASADDLGIDAQRLAVGGDSVGGSLATVLAAQPSVQPLLQVLIYPVTDASQSTASIERYGVGHLLEKDSLSWFYEHYQRDLSDRLDPRFSPLLAEVSANMAPVLLILAECDPLHDEGVAYARHLQAAGVDVELKIFEGMTHDFMRMGAIIDEAEEAQQHIAERLVRVFAVV, from the coding sequence ATGTCGTTGAACCCTGATATCGCCGCATTTTTGGAACTGGTCGGCAACGGCCGGGCCAGCGGCAAACGCGTGGGCATGCATGAGATGAGCCCCGAGCAGGCTCGCGAACAGTTCGATCAGTCGTCGCTGTTGATGGACGCCGGCGGTGAAGAACTGGACGTGGTCGATGAACTGCGACTGCCGGTGCGTGACGGCACGCGCCTGAATGCACGGATCTACAGCAACCACTCATTGGAAAAGGGCGCCAAGCGTCCGGCGCTGTTGTATTTCCATGGCGGCGGTTATGTGGTCGGCAGCCTCGATTCCCATGATTCGCTGTGCCGCGCATTGGCGGTCATGGCCGATTGCGTGGTGTTGTCGGTGGCCTATCGGCTGGCGCCGGAGTTTCGTTTTCCGACGGCGGCCGATGATGCGCTGGATGCGTGGAACTGGTTGGTGGCCAGCGCCGACGATTTGGGCATCGATGCCCAGCGTCTGGCGGTGGGCGGCGACAGTGTTGGCGGCAGTCTGGCCACGGTGTTGGCCGCGCAACCGTCGGTGCAGCCGTTGTTGCAAGTGCTGATCTACCCGGTCACCGATGCCAGCCAAAGTACCGCGTCCATTGAGCGTTATGGCGTGGGGCATCTGCTGGAGAAAGATTCCCTGAGCTGGTTCTACGAGCATTATCAGCGTGACCTCAGCGATCGTCTCGATCCGCGCTTCTCGCCGTTGCTGGCCGAGGTCTCGGCGAACATGGCGCCGGTACTGCTGATCCTCGCCGAATGCGACCCGCTGCACGACGAAGGCGTGGCGTATGCCCGTCATTTGCAGGCGGCGGGGGTGGACGTGGAGCTGAAAATCTTTGAGGGCATGACCCACGACTTCATGCGCATGGGCGCGATCATCGACGAAGCCGAAGAAGCGCAGCAGCACATTGCCGAGCGATTGGTGCGGGTGTTTGCGGTGGTTTGA
- a CDS encoding TonB-dependent siderophore receptor, with product MPAPHGLNPLAKALLIRHSLRPTLPALCALALTLPMIGQAQAQTAAINIPAQSLGSALQEFGRQTNLQVLYSPDEVSGLRSTAVNGNLEPAAAMAQMLQGTGIAYSVDGNSVALRARSSAGNTLDLAPTSISATQESAYGPVDGIVAKRSGTGTKTDTPLNEIPQTINVITADEVKMRGAQSVTEALRYTAGMTGGGFSDRVKMFDEPTSRGFSPTPLYLDGLHLPYGGGSTGGSLQIDPYTLERIEVLKGPASVLYGQNQPGGIVNMVGKRPTATPLHEIVLGGGSYDRKYGAFDIGGPIDDQGEFLYRLTGLVNDSNSEIDYADQNRMLLAPSLTWLPNDRTSVTVFAQYQKDRDTPEAQGLPAEGTVFNSPNGKISRKLFIGEPGLNKYDREQFVTGYDVSYELNDVWTLKQRGSYAYIDDQYVAPLHGYSFPTNPVTGRDDNSYQSRFGVDWSQTNKVYGIDSTAQAKFKTGELDHTVLLGVDYYHFNTKFLGLYDRQGPGIDLYHPVYGSEFNFTQPYRWDNTIKQTGLYAQDQLRWNQWFLTLGGRYDFAETDNKEPLAGTHSNIKDEKFTGRAGLGYEFENGLTPYVSYSESFLPQTGVDMNSQPFKPTTGKQYEVGVKYEPKFIDGFIQLSAYQIDQDNMLTNDLQNPGFSSQSGSVRSRGVELEGKVNVTQNLRVLAAVSRNQNKWRSVNDGREGRTLAMSPPLTASTWVNYDFDNTTVLAGLGAGIGLRYVRSSYGSDYEEDSFQIPSYTVYDAMVSYDLQKSPLHIKGTKLKLNLENLDNKKYVASCNSTLDCYYGEGRTVTADVTYNW from the coding sequence ATGCCCGCACCGCACGGACTCAACCCGCTCGCCAAGGCTCTGCTGATTCGCCATTCACTGCGCCCGACGCTGCCGGCCCTTTGCGCCCTGGCACTGACGCTGCCGATGATCGGCCAGGCTCAGGCCCAGACCGCCGCGATCAATATTCCAGCACAATCGCTGGGCAGCGCCCTGCAGGAATTCGGTCGCCAGACCAACCTGCAAGTGCTCTACAGCCCGGATGAAGTCAGCGGCCTGCGCAGCACCGCCGTCAACGGCAACCTGGAGCCGGCCGCCGCCATGGCCCAGATGCTCCAGGGCACCGGCATCGCGTACTCGGTGGACGGCAACAGTGTTGCCCTGCGTGCGCGCAGCAGCGCCGGCAACACCCTGGACCTGGCGCCGACCAGCATTTCCGCGACCCAGGAATCGGCTTATGGTCCGGTAGACGGGATCGTGGCCAAGCGTAGTGGCACCGGCACCAAAACCGATACACCACTCAATGAAATCCCGCAGACCATCAACGTCATCACCGCCGATGAAGTGAAGATGCGCGGCGCGCAATCGGTCACCGAAGCCCTGCGCTACACCGCCGGCATGACCGGTGGCGGCTTCTCCGACCGGGTGAAGATGTTCGACGAACCGACTTCCCGGGGCTTCTCCCCTACCCCGCTGTACCTCGACGGCCTGCACCTGCCTTACGGCGGCGGCAGCACCGGCGGTTCGCTGCAGATCGACCCGTACACCCTGGAGCGCATCGAAGTGCTCAAAGGCCCGGCGTCGGTGCTGTACGGCCAGAACCAGCCTGGCGGTATCGTCAACATGGTCGGCAAGCGTCCGACCGCGACCCCGCTGCACGAAATCGTGTTGGGCGGCGGCAGCTACGATCGCAAGTACGGCGCCTTCGATATCGGCGGCCCGATCGACGATCAGGGTGAGTTCCTCTATCGCCTGACCGGCCTGGTCAACGACAGCAACTCGGAAATCGACTACGCCGACCAGAACCGCATGCTGCTGGCGCCAAGCCTGACCTGGCTGCCGAACGATCGCACCAGCGTCACCGTGTTCGCCCAGTACCAGAAGGATCGCGATACCCCGGAAGCCCAGGGTCTGCCGGCCGAAGGCACCGTGTTCAACAGCCCGAACGGCAAGATCAGTCGCAAGCTGTTCATCGGCGAGCCCGGCCTGAACAAGTACGATCGCGAGCAGTTCGTGACCGGCTATGATGTGTCCTACGAGCTCAATGACGTCTGGACCCTCAAGCAGCGCGGCAGCTACGCCTACATTGATGACCAGTATGTCGCGCCATTGCACGGCTACTCGTTCCCGACCAACCCGGTCACCGGCCGCGATGACAACAGCTACCAGAGCCGCTTCGGGGTGGACTGGTCGCAGACCAACAAGGTCTACGGCATCGATAGCACCGCGCAGGCCAAGTTCAAGACCGGCGAGCTGGACCACACCGTGCTGCTGGGCGTGGACTACTACCACTTCAACACCAAGTTCCTCGGTCTGTATGACCGCCAGGGTCCGGGCATCGACCTGTACCACCCGGTCTACGGCAGTGAGTTCAACTTCACCCAACCGTATCGCTGGGACAACACCATCAAGCAAACCGGCCTGTACGCGCAGGATCAGCTGCGCTGGAACCAATGGTTCCTGACCCTGGGCGGTCGTTATGACTTCGCCGAGACCGATAACAAAGAGCCGCTGGCCGGCACTCACTCCAACATCAAGGATGAGAAATTCACTGGTCGTGCAGGCCTGGGCTATGAGTTCGAAAACGGCCTGACGCCTTACGTCAGCTATTCCGAATCGTTCCTGCCGCAGACCGGCGTCGACATGAACTCCCAGCCGTTCAAGCCAACCACTGGCAAGCAGTACGAAGTGGGCGTCAAGTATGAACCGAAGTTCATCGACGGCTTCATTCAGTTGTCTGCGTACCAGATCGACCAGGACAACATGCTGACCAACGACCTGCAAAACCCGGGTTTCAGCAGCCAGAGCGGTTCGGTGCGTTCGCGCGGTGTGGAACTGGAAGGCAAGGTCAACGTCACGCAGAACCTGCGTGTGCTGGCCGCCGTGTCGCGTAACCAGAACAAATGGCGCAGCGTCAACGATGGTCGCGAGGGTCGCACCCTGGCCATGAGCCCGCCACTGACCGCCTCGACTTGGGTCAACTACGACTTCGACAACACCACCGTGCTCGCCGGTCTGGGCGCCGGTATTGGTTTGCGTTACGTGCGCAGCAGCTACGGTTCGGACTACGAGGAAGACTCCTTCCAGATTCCGTCCTACACCGTGTATGACGCGATGGTCTCCTACGACCTGCAAAAATCGCCGCTGCACATTAAAGGCACGAAGCTGAAGCTGAACCTGGAAAACCTCGACAACAAGAAATACGTCGCCAGCTGCAACAGCACTTTGGACTGCTACTACGGCGAAGGCCGTACCGTGACAGCCGATGTGACCTACAACTGGTAA
- a CDS encoding cyclic peptide export ABC transporter translates to MSKPTRGVINELFTLLKPFRLIVAGSILLGMVGGLSVTALLATINNVLHSEGGLTNTVVAAFAGLCLLALISSIFSDIGTNYVGQHIIAKLRKELGEKVLSAPIEQIERYRSHRLIPVLTHDVDTISDFAFAFAPLAISLTVTLGCMGYLAMLSWPMFLMMVVAIVIGTVIQYIARGRGMMGFMKARDYEDELQKHYNAVAEGAKELRIHRPRRHRMFVSGIEATADKICDTQVRSVNIFVVAKTLGSMLFFVVIGLALALQSLWPSADKAVMSGFVLVLLYMKGPLEHLIGTLPIVSRAQIAFRRIADLSEQFSSPEPHLLLSDQVHKSTVVHSLELNEVSYSFPTTEGSAPFRLGPVNLKIDQGDIIFIVGENGCGKTTLIKLLLGLYAPQHGEIRLNDQVVSAVTRDDYRQLFTTIFADYYLFDDVVQGDTHIPEDANKYLQRLEIAHKVSVRDGSFTTTDLSTGQRKRLALVNAWLEERPVLVFDEWAADQDPTFRRIFYTELLPDLKRLGKTIIVISHDDRYFDVADQLVRMDAGKVVTELQTA, encoded by the coding sequence ATGAGCAAACCAACACGCGGGGTGATCAATGAATTGTTCACCCTGCTCAAACCCTTTCGGCTGATCGTCGCCGGCTCCATCCTGCTTGGCATGGTCGGTGGTCTGAGCGTCACCGCGTTGCTGGCGACCATCAATAATGTTCTGCACTCCGAGGGCGGCCTGACCAACACCGTGGTCGCCGCTTTTGCCGGGCTTTGCCTGCTGGCGTTGATCAGTTCGATTTTCTCCGACATCGGCACCAACTATGTCGGCCAACACATCATCGCCAAGCTGCGCAAAGAGCTGGGCGAAAAAGTGCTGTCGGCGCCCATCGAGCAGATCGAACGCTACCGCAGCCATCGCCTGATCCCGGTGCTGACCCATGACGTCGACACCATCAGCGACTTCGCCTTCGCCTTCGCGCCGCTGGCGATTTCCCTGACCGTGACCCTCGGTTGCATGGGTTACCTGGCGATGCTGTCGTGGCCGATGTTCCTGATGATGGTGGTCGCTATCGTGATTGGCACGGTCATCCAGTACATCGCCCGCGGGCGCGGCATGATGGGCTTCATGAAGGCCCGGGATTACGAAGACGAGCTGCAAAAGCACTACAACGCCGTGGCCGAAGGCGCCAAGGAGCTGCGCATTCATCGCCCGCGCCGGCACCGCATGTTCGTCTCGGGTATCGAGGCCACAGCGGACAAGATCTGCGACACCCAAGTGCGCTCGGTGAACATTTTCGTGGTGGCCAAGACCCTCGGCTCGATGCTGTTCTTCGTGGTGATCGGCCTCGCCCTGGCCTTGCAATCGCTGTGGCCGAGCGCGGACAAAGCGGTGATGAGCGGCTTCGTCCTGGTGTTGCTGTACATGAAAGGCCCACTGGAACACTTGATCGGCACGTTGCCGATTGTCAGCCGCGCACAGATCGCGTTCCGCCGCATCGCCGATTTGTCCGAACAGTTTTCTTCGCCTGAGCCGCACCTGCTGCTCAGCGATCAGGTCCACAAAAGCACCGTGGTGCACAGCCTGGAACTGAATGAAGTGTCGTATAGCTTCCCGACCACCGAAGGCAGCGCACCGTTCCGCCTGGGGCCGGTGAACCTGAAGATCGATCAGGGCGACATCATTTTCATCGTTGGCGAAAACGGCTGTGGCAAGACCACGCTGATCAAGCTGTTGCTTGGCCTGTACGCGCCGCAGCACGGTGAGATTCGTCTCAACGACCAAGTAGTCAGCGCCGTGACCCGCGACGATTACCGTCAACTGTTCACCACGATCTTCGCCGACTATTACCTGTTCGACGATGTGGTGCAGGGCGACACGCACATCCCCGAAGACGCGAACAAATACCTGCAACGCCTGGAGATCGCGCACAAGGTCAGCGTGCGTGACGGTTCGTTCACCACCACCGACCTGTCCACCGGCCAACGCAAGCGTCTGGCGCTGGTCAATGCGTGGCTGGAGGAGCGTCCGGTGCTGGTGTTCGATGAGTGGGCCGCCGACCAGGACCCGACCTTCCGCCGCATCTTCTACACCGAGTTGCTGCCGGATCTGAAGCGCCTGGGCAAGACCATCATCGTCATTTCCCACGACGATCGTTACTTCGATGTGGCCGATCAACTGGTGCGCATGGACGCCGGCAAAGTGGTCACCGAACTTCAAACTGCCTGA
- the pvdO gene encoding dihydropyoverdine dehydrogenase, whose amino-acid sequence MNSDLRRFSFKALPTLVLAALAVSLAPGIAQASEPAKPGKVFKDCKDCPEMVVLPTGTFTMGTPDDEVGREPDEGPMHPVTFAKPLAISRFQVLKGEWDAYLRDTGYVMPDGDDRPGRECKAGIPRYEYTNKHPAVCMDFAEVNAYVAWLSKKTGQQYRLVSESLREYAARGGTTGPFPFPFDEGKEYSIAKHANTYGAADGYNFTAPAGSFPANAFGVYDMHGNVYEWTADCYNENYVGAPSDGSAWLTGKCEFKRIRGNDWGEAPVFSRSGNRNALVPGDRGDWIGLRVARDL is encoded by the coding sequence ATGAACAGTGACCTGCGACGCTTTTCCTTCAAGGCGCTCCCGACCCTGGTGCTGGCCGCCCTGGCCGTCAGCCTCGCGCCGGGCATCGCCCAGGCCAGCGAACCGGCGAAACCGGGCAAGGTGTTCAAGGACTGCAAGGACTGCCCGGAAATGGTCGTGCTGCCCACCGGCACCTTCACCATGGGCACCCCGGACGATGAAGTCGGCCGCGAGCCCGATGAAGGCCCGATGCACCCGGTGACTTTCGCCAAGCCACTGGCAATCAGCCGCTTCCAGGTATTGAAAGGCGAATGGGACGCCTACCTCCGCGACACCGGCTACGTCATGCCCGACGGCGACGACCGTCCGGGCCGCGAATGCAAGGCCGGCATCCCGCGCTACGAATACACCAACAAACACCCGGCCGTGTGCATGGACTTCGCCGAGGTCAACGCCTACGTGGCGTGGCTGTCGAAGAAAACCGGCCAGCAGTATCGACTGGTCAGCGAATCCCTGCGCGAATACGCGGCGCGCGGCGGCACCACCGGACCATTCCCCTTCCCGTTCGATGAGGGCAAGGAATACAGCATCGCCAAGCACGCCAACACCTACGGCGCGGCCGACGGCTACAACTTCACCGCCCCGGCCGGCAGCTTCCCGGCCAACGCCTTTGGCGTGTACGACATGCACGGCAACGTCTACGAATGGACCGCCGATTGCTACAACGAAAACTACGTCGGCGCGCCGAGCGATGGCAGTGCCTGGCTAACCGGCAAGTGCGAATTCAAGCGCATTCGCGGCAATGACTGGGGCGAAGCGCCGGTGTTCTCCCGCTCCGGCAACCGTAACGCCCTGGTGCCCGGTGATCGCGGCGACTGGATTGGCTTGCGCGTCGCCCGCGACCTGTAA
- the pvdN gene encoding pyoverdine-tailoring periplasmic protein PvdN, which produces MSNRRDFLKQAGILAAALPLGSGLNNVAGAATTAPQPKGKWAQLQQLFNQDPDYLHFSNFLITSHPKPVRDAIEMHRAALDKNPGLAMDWDLGVIEQREANVRVWAGKYLQADPKQIALTGSTTEGLAMIYGGVHVRPDQEILTTEHEHYATHTILELRTQRDGTKVRKIRLFKDPQTVTKEEILAAIDRNIKPETRVLGMTWVHSSSGVKTPISEIGALVDKHNRNRSDADRIIYLVDGVHGFGVDDLSFPAMNCDFFIAGTHKWMFGPRGTGVVCSRSTEVKYVTPIIPTFSEAEDFSTTMTPGGYHSFEHRWALDEAFKLHLRLGKAEVQARIHELNSYLKKRLQQRPQVELVTPLSPELSAGFTFFRVKGKDSDKIAAYLMKNRVVADAVERDVGPVIRTAPGLLNSEAQIDQMLVLLDKAL; this is translated from the coding sequence ATGAGCAATCGTCGTGACTTTCTCAAGCAGGCCGGGATTCTCGCGGCCGCCCTGCCCTTGGGCTCGGGGCTGAACAATGTCGCCGGCGCCGCCACGACTGCGCCGCAGCCAAAGGGCAAATGGGCGCAGTTGCAGCAGTTGTTCAACCAGGACCCGGATTACCTGCATTTCTCCAACTTCCTGATCACCTCCCACCCCAAACCCGTGCGTGACGCCATCGAAATGCACCGCGCCGCGCTGGACAAGAACCCGGGGCTGGCGATGGATTGGGACCTGGGCGTGATCGAACAACGCGAAGCAAACGTGCGGGTGTGGGCGGGCAAATACCTGCAAGCCGACCCGAAGCAGATCGCCCTGACCGGTAGCACCACTGAAGGCCTGGCAATGATCTACGGCGGCGTGCACGTGCGCCCGGACCAGGAAATCCTCACCACCGAGCACGAACACTACGCGACCCACACCATCCTCGAATTGCGCACGCAACGGGATGGCACCAAGGTGCGCAAGATCAGGCTGTTCAAGGACCCGCAGACGGTCACCAAAGAAGAAATCCTGGCCGCCATCGACCGCAACATCAAACCCGAAACCCGGGTACTCGGCATGACGTGGGTGCACTCCAGCAGCGGCGTGAAAACCCCGATCAGCGAGATCGGCGCCCTGGTGGACAAGCACAACCGCAATCGCAGCGACGCGGACCGGATCATTTACCTGGTCGATGGCGTGCACGGGTTTGGCGTCGATGACCTGAGCTTCCCGGCCATGAACTGCGACTTCTTTATTGCCGGCACCCACAAATGGATGTTCGGCCCGCGCGGCACCGGCGTCGTCTGCAGCCGCAGCACCGAGGTGAAGTACGTCACGCCGATCATCCCGACCTTCTCCGAGGCCGAGGACTTCTCCACCACCATGACGCCGGGCGGTTATCACTCGTTCGAGCACCGCTGGGCGCTGGACGAAGCCTTCAAGTTGCACCTGCGACTGGGCAAGGCCGAGGTTCAGGCGCGTATCCACGAGCTGAACAGCTACCTGAAAAAACGCCTGCAACAACGCCCACAGGTCGAACTGGTCACGCCCCTGAGCCCTGAGCTGTCGGCCGGCTTCACCTTCTTCCGGGTCAAGGGCAAGGACAGCGACAAGATCGCCGCCTACCTGATGAAAAACCGCGTGGTCGCCGATGCCGTCGAGCGCGACGTCGGGCCGGTGATCCGGACCGCGCCGGGCCTGCTGAACAGCGAAGCGCAGATCGACCAGATGCTGGTGTTGCTCGACAAGGCCCTTTGA
- the pvdM gene encoding pyoverdine-tailoring dipeptidase-like protein PvdM, with amino-acid sequence MTKPRSKKALYIGLPLALAISAGTGFAVWDHWFKDNPGYPLKVLQQADELHERMLSFDSHITVPQDFGTVGNEIDKDGTGQFDLVKANRGRLSGAALTIFGWPELWNGPNAPHKPTAGFVAEARNQQEIRYKIISGMVRDFPNQVAIAYTPADFRRLHGEGKFAIFMSMLNAYPLGHDLNLLDLWAARGMRMFGFSYVGNNDWADSSRPLPFFNDSPDALDGLSDIGKQAVQRLNDLGVIIDVSQMSTKALEQVAQLSRAPLVASHSAPRAMVDIPRNLSDKELQLIKNSGGVVQIVGFSQYLRPLTQGTQDKLNALRARFDLPPLPNLAYALMPGDPIIAAWSEQKFGEYASQLYAILEEEPKAGLKDLGDAIDYTVRKIGIDHVGISSDFNEGGGVKGWENVGEIRNVTAELLSRGYSEADIAKLWGGNFLRVWDQVEKLSKPSLISAREAAKP; translated from the coding sequence ATGACAAAACCTCGTTCGAAAAAGGCTCTTTACATCGGCCTGCCGCTGGCCCTGGCGATCAGCGCCGGTACAGGTTTTGCGGTTTGGGATCACTGGTTCAAGGACAATCCCGGTTATCCGCTCAAAGTGCTGCAACAGGCCGATGAGCTGCACGAACGCATGCTCTCTTTCGACAGCCACATCACCGTGCCCCAGGATTTTGGCACCGTCGGCAACGAGATCGACAAAGACGGCACTGGCCAGTTCGACCTGGTCAAAGCCAATCGCGGACGCCTGTCTGGCGCGGCGCTGACGATTTTCGGCTGGCCGGAATTGTGGAACGGCCCCAACGCGCCGCACAAACCCACCGCCGGTTTTGTCGCCGAAGCGCGTAACCAGCAGGAGATCCGCTACAAGATCATCTCCGGCATGGTCCGCGACTTCCCCAATCAGGTCGCCATCGCCTACACCCCCGCCGACTTCCGGCGCCTGCACGGTGAAGGCAAGTTCGCGATTTTCATGAGCATGCTCAACGCCTATCCCCTGGGCCATGACCTGAACCTGTTGGATCTGTGGGCCGCCCGTGGCATGCGCATGTTCGGCTTCAGCTACGTGGGCAATAACGACTGGGCGGATTCCTCGCGCCCGTTGCCGTTTTTCAATGATTCACCGGACGCCCTCGACGGTTTGTCGGACATCGGCAAGCAAGCCGTACAGCGGTTGAACGACCTGGGTGTGATCATCGACGTGTCGCAGATGTCGACCAAGGCCCTGGAGCAAGTCGCGCAATTGAGCCGCGCACCGTTGGTGGCCTCGCACTCGGCACCGCGCGCCATGGTGGATATCCCGCGCAACCTCAGCGACAAGGAATTGCAGCTGATCAAGAACAGCGGCGGCGTGGTGCAAATCGTCGGCTTCTCCCAATACCTGCGCCCACTGACCCAAGGCACCCAGGACAAACTCAACGCCCTGCGTGCCCGCTTCGACCTGCCACCGCTGCCGAACCTCGCCTACGCCTTGATGCCGGGTGACCCGATCATCGCCGCGTGGTCCGAGCAGAAGTTCGGCGAGTACGCCAGTCAGCTCTACGCCATCCTCGAGGAAGAACCCAAGGCCGGCCTCAAGGACCTGGGCGACGCCATCGATTACACGGTGCGCAAGATCGGCATCGACCACGTCGGCATCAGCTCCGACTTCAACGAGGGCGGCGGCGTCAAAGGCTGGGAGAACGTCGGCGAAATCCGCAACGTCACCGCCGAATTGCTGTCGCGCGGTTACTCCGAGGCGGACATTGCCAAGCTGTGGGGCGGCAACTTTCTGCGGGTCTGGGACCAGGTGGAAAAATTGTCGAAACCGTCGCTGATTTCTGCCCGGGAAGCCGCCAAGCCATGA
- the pvdP gene encoding pyoverdine maturation tyrosinase PvdP, translating to MTISRRWFMAGLALTGAAVPAVFYGHREWTKPDPTITPGEASFDVADVTGQRLADALRGVWTIRFEGNDAGLDGVPRDGLEVFLDIGHKGRGVSGFLDTAEHLRGADAPRYRIFGDLAEANAAQLSWRLVGPGGKTDYEFNMRLDEVWAAFGNAGSGSLSGRVSRLDRPLVLPAQDNRFIAVKHLFPEARERTALNPPLLAWLVSPEHRLFHQLWHASRDKWHTLSEDKRDALRGIGWQPGPRDQERDARGKHKDRNGSGIDFFFMHRHMLGTARSMQDLPSWQYFPLPQPELVRDRAGFARYFDNHDGTALPPTWLAEGDDEYTQWVADLKTAETYQTNFQVWESQYRDPQYLSKLTLGQFGSEVELGLHDWLHMRWASVPRDPSNGAPVPLARDLDDFAARWFAPENDFLGDPFSSHVNPVFWHFHGWIDDRVEDWFRAHERFHPGEVSRLEVNGVHWFAPGRWVEVDDPWLGPTTHGCSTTPGLQAGKSVEMDPETMKLALRITFGEDEKKLADLFRRVPKRPWYARNLKAKQSQA from the coding sequence ATGACGATTTCTCGACGATGGTTCATGGCGGGCCTGGCGCTGACTGGCGCCGCCGTGCCTGCGGTTTTTTATGGGCATCGCGAATGGACGAAACCGGACCCGACGATCACCCCCGGTGAAGCGTCGTTCGATGTCGCGGACGTCACCGGCCAGCGATTGGCGGATGCCTTGCGCGGGGTCTGGACGATTCGCTTCGAAGGCAACGACGCCGGCCTCGACGGCGTGCCCCGGGACGGGCTCGAAGTGTTTCTCGACATTGGCCACAAGGGGCGCGGGGTCAGTGGTTTTCTCGACACTGCCGAGCATCTGCGCGGTGCCGATGCCCCGCGTTACCGGATCTTCGGCGACCTGGCCGAGGCCAATGCCGCGCAACTGAGCTGGCGACTGGTCGGCCCCGGTGGCAAGACCGATTACGAATTCAACATGCGCCTGGACGAGGTCTGGGCCGCGTTTGGCAATGCCGGCAGCGGCAGCCTCAGTGGCCGGGTGTCGCGCCTCGATCGTCCGTTGGTTCTGCCCGCCCAGGACAATCGTTTTATCGCCGTCAAACATTTATTCCCCGAGGCCCGGGAACGCACCGCACTGAACCCGCCGCTGCTGGCCTGGCTGGTGTCGCCCGAGCATCGGTTGTTCCACCAGCTCTGGCATGCCTCCCGGGACAAATGGCACACCTTGTCCGAGGACAAGCGCGATGCCCTGCGCGGCATTGGCTGGCAGCCGGGGCCGCGTGACCAGGAGCGTGATGCCCGGGGCAAGCACAAGGATCGCAACGGCTCCGGGATCGATTTCTTTTTCATGCACCGGCACATGCTCGGCACGGCGCGCTCGATGCAGGACTTGCCGTCCTGGCAGTACTTCCCGCTGCCGCAGCCGGAGCTGGTGCGTGACCGCGCCGGTTTCGCCCGTTATTTCGACAACCACGACGGCACCGCGCTGCCGCCGACCTGGCTGGCCGAGGGCGATGACGAGTACACCCAGTGGGTGGCCGATCTGAAAACGGCCGAGACTTACCAGACCAATTTCCAGGTCTGGGAATCGCAGTACCGCGATCCGCAATACTTGTCGAAGCTGACCCTGGGGCAGTTCGGTTCCGAGGTGGAGCTGGGCCTGCACGACTGGCTGCACATGCGTTGGGCTTCGGTGCCGCGCGACCCTTCGAACGGCGCACCGGTGCCACTGGCGCGGGACCTGGACGACTTTGCCGCGCGCTGGTTTGCCCCGGAAAACGACTTTCTCGGCGATCCGTTTTCGTCCCATGTGAACCCGGTGTTCTGGCACTTCCACGGCTGGATCGATGACCGGGTCGAAGACTGGTTTCGCGCCCATGAGCGTTTTCATCCGGGTGAAGTCAGCCGTTTGGAAGTCAACGGCGTGCACTGGTTTGCGCCGGGGCGCTGGGTTGAGGTCGATGACCCGTGGCTTGGCCCGACTACCCACGGCTGCAGCACCACGCCGGGATTGCAGGCTGGCAAGTCAGTGGAAATGGACCCGGAAACCATGAAACTCGCCTTGCGCATCACCTTTGGCGAAGACGAAAAGAAACTCGCCGACCTGTTCCGTCGGGTGCCGAAACGGCCGTGGTATGCGCGTAATTTGAAGGCCAAGCAGAGTCAGGCTTGA